Proteins encoded by one window of Azoarcus sp. PA01:
- a CDS encoding ABC transporter ATP-binding protein: MLEVRNLSKTFGGVKAVQDVSFTVRAGTIHAVIGPNGAGKTTLFNLITGIYTPTGGEILFDDAPAGGESPDRLARRGMSRTFQNLQVCMNMSAIENVMVGAHLRLGSSLLAGLFRLPGLAKADAECRDEAARLMEFVGVGQYRDTHASQMSYGALKRLEIARALAAKPKLLLLDEPAAGLNHTETAEIEALIRKVADSGVTVILVEHDMKLVMNLSDHILVLDYGRKLAEGTAAEIRDNPDVIAAYLGASA, encoded by the coding sequence ATGCTCGAAGTGCGCAACCTCTCGAAGACCTTCGGCGGCGTGAAGGCGGTGCAGGACGTGTCCTTCACCGTGCGGGCGGGGACGATCCACGCGGTGATCGGCCCCAACGGCGCCGGCAAGACGACGCTCTTCAACCTCATCACCGGCATCTACACGCCGACCGGTGGCGAGATCCTGTTCGACGACGCGCCCGCCGGCGGCGAGAGCCCCGACCGCCTCGCGCGCCGCGGCATGAGCCGGACCTTCCAGAACCTGCAGGTGTGCATGAACATGAGCGCGATCGAGAACGTCATGGTCGGCGCCCACCTGCGGCTGGGCTCCAGCCTGCTCGCCGGCCTGTTCCGGCTGCCCGGGCTGGCGAAGGCCGACGCCGAATGCCGCGACGAGGCCGCGCGCCTGATGGAGTTCGTCGGCGTCGGCCAGTATCGCGACACCCACGCCAGCCAGATGTCCTACGGCGCGCTCAAGCGCCTCGAGATCGCGCGCGCGCTCGCGGCGAAACCGAAGCTGCTGCTGCTCGACGAACCGGCCGCAGGCCTCAACCACACCGAGACCGCCGAGATTGAGGCGCTGATCCGCAAGGTGGCGGACTCCGGCGTCACCGTCATCCTCGTCGAACACGACATGAAGCTCGTCATGAACCTGTCCGACCACATCCTCGTGCTCGACTACGGCCGCAAGCTCGCCGAAGGCACCGCCGCCGAGATCCGCGACAACCCCGACGTCATCGCCGCCTACCTCGGCGCATCGGCCTGA
- a CDS encoding branched-chain amino acid ABC transporter permease, with the protein MKPTTRGFLFLAFVLAVLPLALPNAYYYDLAIRIAINASIAVGLNLLIGYTGQISLGHAGFFGIGAYASAILTSRYGWPSAVALILGAVATAVLAFAVARPILKLKGHYLAMATLGLGIILSMLIINETDFTGGPDGMPVDAFSLFGWQIAGEHTWYAVVAVMLLLVTRAALNLIDAPAGRALQAIHGSEIAARVAGIDTTSFKVRVFVLSAVVASVMGSVTAHYVGFLTPGAAGFFHSIELVTMVVLGGMASVFGSILGAVVLTLLPQLLSAFEGWETVVFGLILMLTMIFLPRGIVPTLRLKFAGRAA; encoded by the coding sequence ATGAAACCCACCACACGCGGATTCCTGTTCCTCGCGTTCGTGCTGGCGGTGCTGCCGCTGGCGCTGCCGAACGCCTACTACTACGACCTCGCGATCCGCATCGCGATCAACGCCAGCATCGCCGTTGGCCTCAACCTGCTGATCGGCTACACCGGCCAGATCAGCCTCGGCCACGCCGGCTTCTTCGGCATCGGCGCCTATGCGTCGGCGATCCTGACGAGCCGCTACGGCTGGCCGTCGGCGGTCGCGCTGATCCTCGGGGCGGTGGCGACCGCAGTCCTCGCGTTCGCGGTCGCGCGTCCGATCCTGAAGCTCAAAGGGCATTACTTGGCGATGGCGACGCTCGGGCTCGGCATCATCCTGTCGATGCTGATCATCAACGAGACCGACTTCACCGGCGGCCCGGACGGCATGCCGGTCGACGCGTTCAGCCTGTTCGGCTGGCAGATCGCGGGCGAGCACACCTGGTATGCGGTCGTCGCGGTGATGCTGCTGCTGGTCACGCGTGCCGCGCTGAACCTCATCGACGCGCCGGCCGGGCGCGCGCTGCAGGCGATCCACGGTTCCGAGATCGCGGCGCGCGTCGCGGGCATCGACACCACGTCGTTCAAGGTGCGCGTCTTCGTCCTCTCGGCTGTCGTCGCGAGCGTGATGGGCAGCGTTACCGCCCATTACGTCGGCTTCCTGACGCCGGGCGCGGCGGGCTTCTTCCATTCGATCGAGCTCGTCACGATGGTCGTGCTCGGCGGCATGGCGTCGGTGTTCGGCTCGATCCTCGGCGCGGTCGTGCTGACGCTGCTGCCGCAGCTGCTGTCGGCGTTCGAGGGCTGGGAGACGGTGGTCTTCGGCCTGATCCTGATGCTGACGATGATCTTCCTGCCGCGCGGCATCGTGCCGACGCTGCGCCTGAAGTTCGCCGGGAGGGCCGCGTGA
- a CDS encoding branched-chain amino acid ABC transporter permease: MLSELLQFLFSGLTVGAMYALAAVGFSLIYSASGVINFAQGEFIMLGGMSAALLVQAGVPLPLAIALAVLVAAAAGLIVEKLAIEPAGNSEVVTLVIITIGASLTLRGLAEVFLGKGNHALPAFSGEEPIAILGATLMPQSLWVMGVTLVMVVALALFFGRTRLGKAVLATSCNKLAAQLVGVNTRFILLLAFGLSGALGALGGILVAPMTYTSYDVGIMMGLKGFVAATLGGLGSGVGAIVGGLLLGVVEAMTAGYISSAYKDAMPFVLILLILFFLPQGLFGKKTTDRV; encoded by the coding sequence GTGCTGTCCGAACTGCTGCAGTTCCTCTTCTCCGGCCTCACCGTCGGCGCGATGTACGCGCTGGCCGCGGTCGGTTTTTCCCTGATCTACAGCGCCTCGGGCGTGATCAACTTCGCGCAGGGCGAGTTCATCATGCTCGGCGGCATGTCCGCGGCGCTGCTCGTGCAGGCGGGCGTCCCGCTGCCACTGGCGATCGCGCTCGCGGTGCTGGTCGCCGCGGCGGCCGGGCTGATCGTCGAGAAGCTCGCGATCGAGCCGGCTGGCAATTCCGAAGTCGTCACGCTGGTCATCATCACGATCGGCGCATCGCTGACGCTGCGCGGGCTCGCCGAAGTGTTCCTCGGCAAGGGCAACCACGCGCTGCCGGCGTTCTCGGGCGAGGAACCGATCGCGATCCTCGGCGCGACGCTGATGCCGCAGAGCCTGTGGGTGATGGGCGTGACGCTCGTCATGGTCGTAGCACTCGCGCTCTTCTTCGGCCGCACGAGGCTCGGCAAGGCGGTGCTCGCGACCTCGTGCAACAAGCTCGCCGCGCAGCTCGTCGGCGTGAACACCCGCTTCATCCTGCTGCTCGCGTTCGGCCTGTCGGGGGCGCTCGGCGCGCTGGGCGGCATCCTCGTCGCGCCGATGACCTACACCAGCTACGACGTCGGCATCATGATGGGCCTCAAGGGCTTCGTCGCGGCGACCCTCGGCGGGCTGGGCAGCGGCGTCGGCGCGATCGTCGGCGGCCTGTTGCTGGGCGTCGTCGAGGCGATGACCGCCGGCTACATCTCGTCCGCCTACAAGGACGCGATGCCCTTCGTGCTGATCCTTCTCATCCTCTTCTTCCTGCCGCAGGGCCTGTTCGGGAAGAAGACCACCGACCGGGTATGA
- a CDS encoding ABC transporter substrate-binding protein, with the protein MEKRTFIKFTLAAAACAALGTAYAADPIRIGAVLSVTGPAAYLGDPELKTLQMYVEMLNKNGGVLGRPLELVHYDDGSESGKANGFAKRLIENDKVDLIIGGTTSGATMAMAPLVDRAQVPFISLAGAVVIVEPTKKWMFKTPHTDRMAAERVFDDMKKAGLTKVALLSENSGFGQSGRKEAQAVAAKYGITLVADETYGPKDTDMTAQLTKIKGASGVQAVFVFGLGQGPAVVTKNFAQLGIKLPLYQSHGVASDEYIRLAGAAAEGVRLPSPALPIAAKLPANDPQKKVVSDYAKSFAERWKSEPSTFGGYAYDGLMLAADAIGRAGSTDKAKVRDALEATTNFVATSGAFNMSASDHMGLSLSAFRILEIRNGDWTLLN; encoded by the coding sequence ATGGAAAAGCGCACTTTCATCAAGTTCACCCTCGCCGCGGCGGCCTGCGCGGCCCTCGGCACGGCCTACGCCGCCGACCCGATCCGCATTGGCGCAGTGCTATCGGTCACCGGCCCGGCCGCCTACCTCGGCGACCCGGAGCTGAAGACCCTTCAGATGTACGTCGAGATGCTCAACAAGAACGGCGGCGTGCTGGGCCGTCCGCTCGAGCTCGTGCATTACGACGACGGCAGCGAGTCGGGGAAGGCGAACGGCTTCGCGAAGCGTCTGATCGAGAACGACAAGGTCGACCTGATCATCGGCGGCACGACGAGCGGGGCGACGATGGCGATGGCACCGCTGGTCGACCGCGCACAGGTGCCGTTCATCTCGCTCGCCGGCGCGGTCGTGATCGTCGAGCCGACGAAGAAGTGGATGTTCAAGACGCCGCACACCGACCGCATGGCGGCCGAGCGGGTCTTCGACGACATGAAGAAGGCGGGCCTGACGAAGGTCGCGCTGCTGTCCGAGAACAGCGGCTTCGGCCAGTCGGGGCGCAAGGAAGCGCAGGCCGTCGCGGCGAAGTACGGCATCACGCTGGTCGCCGACGAGACCTACGGTCCCAAGGACACGGACATGACGGCGCAGCTCACGAAGATCAAGGGCGCGTCCGGCGTGCAGGCGGTCTTCGTGTTCGGCCTCGGCCAGGGGCCGGCGGTCGTGACGAAGAATTTCGCGCAGCTGGGCATCAAGCTGCCGCTGTACCAGTCGCATGGCGTCGCGTCCGACGAATACATCCGGCTCGCCGGCGCCGCCGCCGAAGGCGTGCGCCTGCCGTCGCCGGCGCTGCCGATCGCGGCCAAGCTGCCGGCCAACGATCCGCAGAAGAAGGTCGTCAGCGACTACGCGAAATCCTTCGCCGAGCGCTGGAAGTCCGAGCCTTCGACCTTTGGCGGTTATGCCTACGACGGCCTGATGCTCGCCGCCGATGCGATCGGCCGCGCCGGTTCCACCGACAAGGCCAAGGTGCGCGACGCGCTCGAGGCGACGACGAACTTCGTCGCGACGAGCGGGGCCTTCAACATGTCCGCGTCGGACCACATGGGCCTGAGCCTCTCGGCCTTCCGCATCCTCGAGATCCGCAACGGTGACTGGACGCTGCTGAACTAA
- the pcaF gene encoding 3-oxoadipyl-CoA thiolase translates to MNNAYICDAIRTPFGRYGGTLSAVRADDLAALPIRALVERNPGVDWAAVDDVIYGCANQAGEDNRNVARMAALLAGLPQDVPGTTLNRLCGSSLDAVGMAARAIKAGEADLMIAGGVESMSRAPFVMGKADTAFSRSAAIEDTTIGWRFVNPVMKAKYGIDSMPETAENVAQEFGISRADQDALALRSQQRWAAANEAGLFASEIVPVAIPQKKGEPKLFTTDEHPRTDTTPETLAKLKGVVRPDGSVTAGNASGVNDGACAVLLASEAAVDRYRLKPRGRVVAMAAAGLAPRIMGFGPSPASKKVLAKAGLTLADMDVIELNEAFAAQALAVTRDLGLPDDAAHVNPNGGAIAMGHPLGASGARLVTTALNQLERTGGRYALCTMCIGVGQGIALVIERV, encoded by the coding sequence ATGAACAACGCCTATATCTGCGACGCCATCCGCACCCCGTTCGGCCGCTACGGCGGCACCCTGTCGGCGGTGCGCGCCGACGACCTCGCGGCGTTGCCAATCCGCGCGCTCGTCGAGCGCAACCCCGGAGTCGACTGGGCCGCGGTCGATGACGTGATCTACGGCTGCGCGAACCAGGCCGGCGAGGACAACCGCAACGTCGCGCGCATGGCGGCGCTGCTCGCGGGGCTGCCGCAGGACGTCCCTGGCACGACGCTGAACCGCCTGTGCGGTTCCAGCCTCGATGCGGTCGGCATGGCCGCGCGGGCGATCAAGGCCGGCGAAGCGGACCTGATGATCGCCGGCGGCGTCGAGAGCATGAGCCGCGCCCCGTTCGTGATGGGCAAGGCCGACACGGCGTTTTCGCGCTCTGCTGCGATCGAGGACACCACGATCGGCTGGCGCTTCGTGAATCCCGTGATGAAGGCGAAGTACGGCATCGACTCGATGCCCGAGACCGCGGAGAACGTCGCGCAGGAATTCGGCATCAGCCGCGCCGACCAGGATGCGCTCGCGCTGCGCTCGCAGCAGCGCTGGGCGGCCGCGAACGAGGCGGGCCTCTTTGCGAGCGAGATCGTGCCGGTGGCGATCCCGCAGAAGAAGGGCGAGCCGAAGCTCTTCACGACGGACGAGCATCCGCGCACCGATACGACGCCGGAGACGCTCGCGAAGCTGAAAGGCGTGGTGCGTCCCGACGGAAGCGTCACGGCCGGTAACGCCTCGGGCGTGAATGACGGCGCGTGCGCGGTGCTGCTCGCGTCCGAAGCCGCGGTCGATCGCTACCGCCTGAAGCCGCGCGGGCGCGTCGTCGCGATGGCGGCGGCAGGCCTCGCGCCGCGCATCATGGGTTTCGGCCCGTCGCCCGCGTCGAAGAAGGTGCTCGCGAAAGCGGGCCTGACGCTCGCCGACATGGACGTCATCGAGCTCAACGAGGCGTTCGCCGCGCAGGCGCTGGCGGTCACCCGCGACCTCGGCCTGCCCGACGATGCCGCGCACGTGAACCCGAACGGCGGCGCGATCGCGATGGGACACCCGCTCGGCGCCTCCGGCGCACGCCTGGTCACCACGGCGTTGAACCAGCTCGAACGCACCGGCGGCCGCTACGCGCTGTGCACGATGTGCATCGGCGTAGGGCAGGGCATCGCGCTCGTCATCGAGCGCGTGTGA
- the paaF gene encoding phenylacetate--CoA ligase has translation MNARMEHGIGFDPIETASRDELRALQLERLKKTVQHAYDNVPHYRRSFEAAGVHPSDLKTLEDLSKFPFTVKKDFRDNYPFGLFAVPREEVVRVHASSGTTGKPTVVGYTQNDIDNWANLVARSIYAAGGRKGDVVHISYGYGLFTGGMGAHYGAERLGCTVVPMSGGQTERQVQLIQDFKPKVIMVTPSYMLNILEQFVRQGLDPAESSLKIGIFGAEPWTEAMRHEIEARAGIDAVDIYGLSEVMGPGVASECIETKDGPVIWEDHFYPEIIDPETGEVLPDGEEGELVFTSLSKEALPVIRYRTRDFTRLLPPSSRSMRRIGKITGRSDDMLIIRGVNVFPSQIEELILKQKELSPHYQIELTRDGHMDKMEVVVELSTEAADLGPLRQQEIAKLLQHNIKSYIGISTKTTMAQPGSLFRSVGKAKRLIDKRNVAA, from the coding sequence ATGAACGCACGCATGGAACATGGCATCGGGTTCGACCCGATCGAGACGGCCAGCCGCGACGAACTGCGCGCGCTGCAGCTCGAGCGCCTGAAGAAGACGGTGCAGCACGCCTACGACAACGTCCCGCACTATCGCCGCAGCTTCGAGGCGGCCGGCGTCCATCCGTCGGACCTGAAGACGCTGGAGGACTTGTCCAAATTCCCCTTCACCGTGAAGAAGGACTTCCGCGACAACTACCCGTTCGGCCTCTTCGCCGTGCCGCGCGAGGAAGTGGTGCGCGTGCATGCTTCCAGCGGCACGACCGGTAAGCCGACCGTCGTCGGCTACACGCAGAACGACATCGACAACTGGGCCAACCTCGTCGCGCGCTCGATCTACGCCGCCGGCGGGCGCAAGGGCGACGTCGTGCATATCTCGTACGGCTACGGCCTCTTTACCGGCGGCATGGGCGCGCACTACGGGGCCGAGCGCCTCGGCTGCACCGTCGTGCCGATGTCGGGCGGCCAGACCGAGCGCCAGGTCCAGCTGATCCAGGACTTCAAGCCGAAGGTCATCATGGTGACGCCGTCCTACATGCTCAACATTCTCGAGCAGTTCGTGCGCCAGGGCCTTGACCCGGCCGAGTCGTCGCTGAAGATCGGCATCTTCGGCGCCGAGCCCTGGACCGAGGCGATGCGCCACGAGATCGAGGCGCGCGCCGGCATCGACGCGGTCGACATCTACGGCCTGTCCGAAGTGATGGGGCCGGGCGTCGCCAGCGAGTGCATCGAAACCAAGGACGGCCCGGTGATCTGGGAAGACCACTTCTACCCCGAGATCATCGACCCCGAGACCGGCGAAGTGTTGCCCGACGGCGAGGAAGGCGAGCTCGTCTTCACGTCGCTGTCGAAGGAAGCGCTGCCGGTGATCCGATACCGCACGCGCGACTTCACGCGCCTGCTGCCGCCGAGCTCGCGCTCGATGCGCCGCATCGGCAAGATCACCGGCCGTTCGGACGACATGCTGATCATCCGCGGCGTGAACGTGTTCCCGAGCCAGATCGAGGAGCTGATCCTGAAGCAGAAGGAGCTGTCGCCGCACTACCAGATCGAGCTCACGCGCGACGGCCATATGGACAAGATGGAAGTCGTCGTCGAGCTCTCGACCGAAGCGGCCGACCTCGGCCCGCTGCGCCAGCAGGAGATCGCCAAGCTGCTCCAGCACAACATCAAGTCCTACATCGGCATCAGCACGAAGACGACGATGGCGCAGCCCGGCTCGCTCTTCCGCTCGGTCGGCAAGGCCAAGCGCCTGATCGACAAGCGCAACGTCGCGGCCTGA